In Cytophagales bacterium, the following are encoded in one genomic region:
- a CDS encoding VWA domain-containing protein, translating into MKRQTSISNHVIHFARFLRTQQYTIGPEEEADVLKGLTAIDWSEHAQFKEVQRAAFCKHFEQYQQFDDHYHRYWSELSKAVDSKSKRVAEEKQKPTQPKAPSIQVIKNWLHGNQQQDEQDVHQASPESVSGTPDLSSLSDHHYREWQEVIQLIQRQVSRQRSRRYIKSKQAHQLDFRKVLKNSIVKGGEITEISFKKQKKRKVNLLLLCDVSRSMELYSRFMIQLMYALQNSGIKIHCFVFSTELFPVSSLLKRQSLKEALSAVSEEVEGWSGGTKIGACFADFLDQHGRKAIPRNTFTFILSDGWDAGEIEVLERSMHTLQRRSKQLFWINPLAKSESFDAKVLGMKAAMPYIDHFIPAVDATSLKRHLKNL; encoded by the coding sequence ATGAAGCGACAAACGTCCATATCAAATCATGTGATTCATTTTGCGAGGTTTTTGAGGACGCAGCAATATACCATTGGCCCCGAAGAAGAAGCAGATGTACTCAAAGGTCTCACGGCAATAGATTGGTCGGAGCATGCCCAATTCAAAGAAGTGCAACGAGCTGCTTTTTGTAAGCATTTCGAACAATATCAGCAGTTTGATGACCACTATCATCGGTACTGGTCGGAACTCAGCAAAGCGGTCGATTCCAAGTCAAAACGAGTAGCAGAGGAAAAGCAAAAGCCCACGCAGCCCAAAGCACCTTCAATCCAGGTAATTAAAAACTGGTTGCATGGTAACCAGCAACAGGATGAACAGGATGTTCATCAGGCCAGTCCTGAATCCGTTTCAGGAACTCCTGATTTAAGTAGTTTATCGGATCACCATTATCGCGAGTGGCAGGAAGTAATTCAATTGATCCAAAGGCAAGTTTCCCGTCAACGTTCCCGTCGTTATATTAAGTCCAAACAAGCACATCAATTAGATTTTCGTAAAGTGCTGAAAAACAGCATTGTTAAGGGCGGTGAAATCACGGAGATCTCATTTAAGAAACAGAAGAAAAGAAAAGTAAATTTGCTATTGCTTTGTGATGTAAGTCGGTCCATGGAACTATACAGTCGATTCATGATCCAACTGATGTATGCGTTACAAAACAGCGGGATTAAAATACATTGCTTTGTGTTCAGCACCGAATTGTTTCCAGTCAGTTCCTTATTGAAAAGGCAGAGCCTCAAGGAAGCATTATCAGCAGTCTCAGAAGAAGTAGAAGGTTGGTCGGGTGGGACTAAAATAGGAGCGTGCTTCGCTGACTTTTTAGACCAACATGGCCGAAAAGCGATTCCTCGAAATACGTTTACTTTCATCTTAAGTGATGGTTGGGATGCTGGCGAAATTGAAGTGCTTGAACGATCCATGCACACCCTGCAACGACGAAGTAAACAACTTTTTTGGATCAACCCTTTAGCTAAAAGCGAGTCATTTGACGCTAAGGTATTGGGAATGAAGGCTGCCATGCCCTACATCGATCATTTTATTCCAGCTGTGGATGCCACCTCTTTGAAACGACATTTGAAGAATCTTTAA
- a CDS encoding tetratricopeptide repeat protein: MIKSLSLLSFFGLLLIGCSGTKNQVVEEEPPKPTDKQLTTLLGEPLPEKTFSDSTIRLDFENKLADAKANFEQYPDSVDCIIWYGRRLAYLGRHEEAIDVYSAGLKKFPEAYRLLRHRGHRYLTTRQIDKAIRDFGEAVAKSVNEPNAIEPDGLPNSQNIPLGNDKFNIWYHFGLAHYLNGRYDRAYSAYRQCMTFSDNDDLKAATSYWLYMAAVRSGSNTVAERTLREISTSWEMIENEAYMDLLLLFKGILSVDAILEKATGPDGTLNPTYGYGIGFHYLRKDQPEAANEIFQRALAGPSWESFGYIASEAEVSR; encoded by the coding sequence ATGATTAAGTCCTTGTCTCTGCTTAGTTTTTTTGGCTTATTGTTGATTGGATGTTCTGGTACCAAAAATCAGGTAGTCGAGGAAGAGCCTCCGAAGCCAACAGACAAACAACTAACCACGCTTTTAGGAGAGCCACTCCCTGAAAAAACCTTTTCAGATTCAACCATCCGTCTGGACTTTGAAAACAAACTGGCAGATGCCAAAGCTAATTTTGAGCAATATCCTGATAGCGTAGACTGTATTATTTGGTATGGTCGACGGTTAGCTTACTTGGGTAGGCATGAAGAGGCCATCGACGTGTACAGTGCAGGACTTAAGAAATTCCCCGAAGCTTACCGTTTGCTTCGACACAGGGGCCATCGCTACCTCACGACACGCCAGATCGATAAGGCCATCAGAGACTTTGGTGAGGCCGTTGCTAAATCTGTAAATGAGCCAAATGCCATTGAGCCAGATGGATTGCCAAATTCGCAAAACATCCCTCTGGGTAATGACAAATTCAACATTTGGTACCATTTCGGATTGGCGCATTATCTCAATGGAAGATATGACCGAGCGTATTCTGCTTATCGACAATGCATGACCTTTAGCGACAATGACGACCTGAAAGCCGCAACAAGCTATTGGCTCTATATGGCTGCAGTAAGGTCAGGTTCCAATACAGTAGCTGAACGGACACTAAGAGAGATTTCTACTTCATGGGAAATGATCGAGAATGAAGCTTACATGGATCTTTTACTGTTATTCAAAGGCATTCTATCCGTAGATGCAATCCTCGAAAAGGCTACTGGGCCAGATGGTACATTGAACCCAACCTATGGGTATGGCATAGGCTTTCATTACCTGAGAAAGGACCAACCAGAGGCTGCGAATGAAATTTTTCAACGGGCACTTGCCGGACCCTCTTGGGAATCTTTTGGATACATAGCAAGTGAAGCGGAAGTTTCCAGATAG
- a CDS encoding vitamin K epoxide reductase family protein, with amino-acid sequence MNKSDEPIYTALKNYLTREGYRLDPQDLKLQLGANPDYPSIKAITDTLDYFGVENLAVQVPITSLPELPDYFLSTVEDDEGLRTVEVLKKGQDIILKDQGSKKRMSSEQFKVIWSGTVMAIEPKHDKSTRIDQNRIIPIMMIIATFLIFGYLSLEVWHQWTLVLISAAGGWLSYLAIREDLGMYNKATAKICNSDDLKTNCGEVIHSDASKLFGIKLTDASLSFFLSILLIINTLGTKSMFFAALACLSIPVVLYSLYVQAFVQRIWCPLCLGISTSMILMAIYTVVTFDGQINTMTGLYAVKASAIFGLIYVLWLEVRKVMEDTIDHDKVKMEYARFKRNPMFFNHALAASPFPNIIELQPSEEIWFGNPDARIVITGVTNPFCGYCKDSFKVYDQLLDRFPDQIKLRIVFYISSVMTEPNKYVMPGRVVELFQESPEQAYQALKEWYEGRDIAQWKNTYGIPKDPNGHELLNRHLNWSRGNGVAYTPMTILGNYFFPEEYEITDFPALLPDMIGQLQAVGEPAYQ; translated from the coding sequence GTGAATAAGTCTGATGAGCCCATCTATACCGCTTTGAAAAACTACCTGACCCGCGAAGGGTACAGGCTCGATCCTCAAGATTTGAAATTACAGCTTGGGGCTAATCCAGATTATCCGAGTATCAAAGCAATTACTGATACCCTCGACTATTTCGGGGTGGAGAATCTCGCAGTACAAGTTCCCATTACATCATTGCCAGAACTTCCGGATTATTTTCTATCTACTGTTGAAGATGATGAAGGTCTAAGAACGGTTGAGGTGCTTAAAAAAGGGCAGGATATCATTCTCAAAGATCAGGGAAGCAAGAAACGCATGTCTTCAGAACAATTCAAAGTCATTTGGTCTGGGACTGTGATGGCCATTGAGCCAAAACACGATAAAAGTACTCGGATTGATCAAAATCGCATCATTCCTATCATGATGATCATTGCGACATTTTTGATTTTCGGATATTTAAGTTTGGAAGTCTGGCATCAATGGACGCTTGTATTAATAAGTGCGGCAGGGGGCTGGTTAAGTTACCTGGCGATAAGAGAGGATCTGGGTATGTATAATAAGGCTACTGCCAAAATTTGTAACTCCGATGATCTGAAAACCAACTGTGGAGAAGTCATCCACTCTGATGCTTCCAAACTATTTGGAATTAAACTGACCGATGCTTCTTTGTCCTTTTTCCTTTCGATACTCTTAATTATAAATACATTAGGAACGAAATCAATGTTCTTTGCTGCTCTCGCATGCTTGAGCATTCCAGTGGTCTTATATTCATTATACGTACAAGCTTTTGTGCAACGTATTTGGTGCCCCCTATGCCTTGGAATTAGTACCTCAATGATCCTCATGGCCATCTATACTGTAGTTACCTTCGATGGTCAGATCAATACAATGACGGGGTTATATGCGGTAAAAGCTTCCGCAATATTCGGGTTGATCTATGTGCTTTGGTTAGAAGTACGAAAAGTGATGGAAGACACCATTGACCATGATAAAGTGAAAATGGAATACGCTCGATTCAAGCGCAATCCTATGTTCTTTAACCATGCATTGGCTGCAAGTCCATTTCCTAACATTATAGAACTTCAACCTTCTGAGGAAATTTGGTTTGGTAATCCGGATGCACGTATTGTTATCACTGGAGTGACGAATCCATTTTGTGGTTATTGTAAGGATTCCTTCAAGGTATATGACCAATTACTTGATCGTTTTCCTGATCAAATCAAACTACGTATCGTGTTCTATATTTCATCCGTGATGACGGAGCCTAATAAATATGTGATGCCCGGGCGAGTTGTAGAATTGTTCCAGGAATCTCCAGAGCAGGCTTACCAAGCATTGAAAGAATGGTATGAGGGTCGAGATATAGCGCAATGGAAAAACACCTATGGAATACCCAAGGACCCTAACGGTCATGAGCTACTAAATAGACATTTGAATTGGAGTAGAGGCAATGGTGTTGCTTACACGCCGATGACGATATTAGGAAATTACTTCTTCCCTGAAGAATATGAAATCACTGATTTTCCAGCGTTGCTACCAGACATGATCGGTCAGCTTCAGGCAGTGGGAGAACCTGCTTATCAATAG
- a CDS encoding peptidase domain-containing ABC transporter: protein MKKFPSLLQTEEKDCGPTCIKIIGKYYGRDIETQQLRDLAETTREGSNLFGLSEAVEKIGFRSLGLQLNYEQLLKAKVPCIVHWNGSHYVVVYRIKKDKVYVSDPGYGLVTYDKKEFISHWTHDVQADDTNEGIALVLEPTPAFYQEEFHTNAQFGVSYITKYLLKYRRFIVQLILGLLAGSLLQLILPFLTQSVVDVGISNLDLNFIYLILVAQLSLNVGKALLEVIRSWILLHLTTRINIELVSDFFIKLMKLPISYFDVRITGDLMQRINDHKRIEQVLTTNTLTTIFSGFNLIIFSAVLLYYSGQIFMVFVLGSALYFGWILFFFKKRRELDYKKFSRTSKEQSKVIELINGMQEIKLHTAERRMRWSWEHLQASLFKVATKSLSLEQTQSVGSNFINEIKNMIITILAAKLVIEGDITLGMMLAVSYIVGQMDGPIAQLIYFFRNLQDARISIERLAEIHHMEDEEPADKPLVRQLPERGTIKIDDISFRYKGTDNMLFESLSLDIPEKKVTAIVGSSGSGKTTLMKLLLRFYAPLAGKINIGDTDLEYLSQETWRRSCGVVMQEGFIFNDSIARNIAVGEDQIDQELLIKVAEMANIKPFVQSLPLGFDTEIGSEGLGLSTGQKQRVLIARALYKQPQYMFFDEATSALDARNEREVMEKLEAYFKNRTAVVIAHRLSTVKNADQIVVLEQGQIVEKGTHLQLVGLKGRYFELVKNQLELDN, encoded by the coding sequence ATGAAGAAATTCCCCTCATTGCTACAAACCGAAGAAAAGGATTGTGGACCTACCTGTATCAAGATCATTGGAAAATACTATGGGAGGGATATTGAAACGCAGCAACTAAGGGACCTTGCGGAAACCACACGTGAGGGAAGTAACCTGTTCGGACTAAGTGAAGCGGTTGAAAAAATTGGATTCCGGTCGTTAGGTCTACAACTCAACTATGAACAATTATTGAAGGCAAAAGTGCCTTGTATTGTACACTGGAATGGAAGCCACTATGTGGTGGTCTACCGAATAAAAAAAGACAAGGTCTATGTTTCCGATCCTGGTTATGGCCTGGTGACATATGATAAGAAGGAGTTTATTAGTCATTGGACTCATGATGTTCAGGCTGATGATACGAATGAAGGCATCGCCCTGGTGTTGGAACCTACACCTGCCTTTTATCAGGAAGAGTTCCATACGAATGCTCAATTCGGAGTTTCATATATTACGAAATACCTGCTCAAATATCGGAGGTTTATTGTTCAATTGATTTTGGGACTGCTTGCTGGTAGTTTGTTGCAATTGATCTTGCCGTTTCTTACCCAAAGTGTAGTAGATGTTGGGATCAGTAACCTCGATCTCAATTTCATCTATCTGATATTAGTAGCTCAGTTGTCCCTAAATGTGGGAAAAGCTTTGTTGGAAGTGATCCGTAGCTGGATTTTGTTGCATCTCACCACGCGAATTAATATTGAATTGGTTTCTGACTTCTTTATCAAACTCATGAAGTTGCCCATTTCCTATTTTGATGTCAGGATCACTGGTGATTTGATGCAACGGATCAATGATCATAAAAGGATTGAACAGGTCCTGACGACAAATACGCTCACGACTATTTTTTCGGGATTTAATCTGATCATTTTCAGTGCAGTATTACTCTACTACAGTGGTCAAATTTTTATGGTGTTTGTCCTCGGAAGTGCGTTATACTTTGGTTGGATATTGTTCTTCTTCAAGAAAAGGCGTGAATTGGATTACAAGAAATTTTCCCGTACCAGTAAAGAGCAGAGTAAAGTCATCGAGTTGATCAATGGAATGCAGGAAATCAAACTACACACAGCTGAAAGACGCATGCGCTGGAGTTGGGAGCATCTGCAAGCGAGTCTTTTCAAGGTAGCGACCAAGAGCTTGAGTCTTGAGCAGACACAAAGTGTCGGAAGCAATTTTATTAATGAGATCAAAAACATGATCATTACGATATTGGCCGCCAAACTTGTCATTGAAGGTGACATCACACTTGGAATGATGCTTGCCGTCAGTTATATCGTGGGGCAGATGGATGGCCCAATAGCTCAACTCATCTACTTCTTCAGGAATCTACAAGATGCTCGAATCTCTATCGAAAGACTGGCCGAGATCCATCATATGGAAGATGAAGAACCTGCTGATAAACCATTGGTTCGTCAGCTACCTGAACGCGGCACGATCAAAATTGATGATATTTCTTTTCGATATAAGGGAACTGACAACATGCTGTTTGAAAGCTTGTCTCTAGACATACCTGAGAAAAAAGTGACTGCCATAGTTGGGAGTAGTGGCAGCGGAAAAACCACCTTGATGAAACTGTTATTGCGATTTTATGCTCCCTTGGCGGGAAAAATAAACATTGGTGATACAGACCTGGAATATCTTTCCCAGGAGACCTGGAGGCGGTCCTGTGGGGTAGTCATGCAGGAAGGGTTCATTTTCAACGATTCTATTGCTAGAAATATCGCTGTGGGAGAAGATCAAATTGACCAGGAACTCTTGATCAAGGTTGCCGAAATGGCCAATATTAAGCCATTCGTTCAATCACTTCCCCTTGGTTTCGATACTGAGATTGGTAGCGAAGGCCTGGGATTGAGCACAGGGCAAAAGCAACGTGTCTTGATTGCCAGGGCTTTGTATAAACAGCCTCAATACATGTTTTTCGATGAAGCAACTTCCGCTCTGGATGCAAGGAATGAACGAGAGGTCATGGAGAAGCTAGAAGCATATTTCAAAAACCGGACAGCTGTGGTAATTGCACATCGCTTGAGTACGGTGAAAAATGCAGATCAGATTGTGGTGTTAGAACAGGGCCAGATTGTTGAAAAAGGAACCCACCTTCAATTGGTCGGGCTTAAAGGTCGATATTTCGAATTAGTTAAAAATCAGCTAGAACTCGACAACTGA
- a CDS encoding HlyD family secretion protein: protein MPNEAPIRSKSVRDILERIPAWPIMWGNTLLLFLILLVFAISWFVKYPDVLTADAMLTTTIPPYKAYAQHSGAIGEIWVENGEQILKDQRLATFKSTAEERDIFWLKAMTDSITYTREAFTFPLDQLPVLFLGEVEPVFAAFEEAYLEYSSHMDEINREKKARRRTDIDRTSTKVELLKRVVTAYNHLKNSILEWELKYVLKSQINGEVLINDDWKQEQSVAAGDLLFTILPVDSQQFMAFLELPARSAGKVTIGQKVLIELVSFPKSEYGVMVGSIKQISTVPDEKGDYKVQVDLPQGLVTSYGREIEFRYELQGSAEVILEDLRLIDRLFTRLNRF from the coding sequence ATGCCTAATGAAGCCCCCATAAGAAGCAAATCAGTTCGAGATATCCTTGAGCGCATTCCTGCCTGGCCGATCATGTGGGGAAACACGTTATTGCTTTTTCTGATCCTTCTGGTTTTCGCCATATCGTGGTTCGTCAAATACCCGGATGTATTAACGGCGGATGCTATGCTTACCACGACAATCCCGCCCTATAAAGCATATGCACAGCATTCCGGAGCCATCGGGGAAATATGGGTTGAAAATGGAGAACAGATTTTGAAAGACCAGCGACTTGCCACTTTCAAGAGCACCGCCGAGGAGCGGGACATCTTTTGGCTTAAGGCGATGACCGATTCGATTACTTATACCCGTGAAGCTTTTACATTTCCTCTGGATCAATTGCCCGTATTGTTTTTGGGAGAGGTAGAGCCAGTATTTGCGGCATTTGAAGAGGCTTATCTGGAATATTCCTCACATATGGATGAGATTAATCGCGAAAAAAAGGCTAGAAGGAGAACAGATATTGACAGAACATCGACTAAAGTTGAGCTGTTGAAACGAGTGGTGACGGCATACAATCATTTGAAAAACAGCATCCTGGAGTGGGAGCTTAAATATGTCTTAAAATCTCAGATAAATGGCGAAGTGCTAATTAACGATGACTGGAAACAGGAGCAATCCGTGGCAGCAGGAGATTTACTTTTTACCATATTGCCGGTTGACTCTCAACAGTTCATGGCCTTTCTGGAATTACCTGCCAGGAGTGCCGGGAAAGTGACCATTGGGCAAAAAGTGCTGATTGAACTGGTTTCCTTTCCAAAATCGGAATATGGTGTGATGGTTGGTAGCATCAAACAGATATCGACGGTCCCTGATGAAAAAGGAGATTACAAGGTTCAGGTGGACTTACCCCAGGGCCTGGTCACGTCTTACGGGCGAGAGATTGAATTCAGGTATGAATTACAGGGTTCCGCTGAAGTGATTCTTGAAGACCTTAGATTAATTGATCGCTTATTTACACGATTGAATCGCTTTTAA
- a CDS encoding GMC family oxidoreductase N-terminal domain-containing protein, which produces MYDYIIVGAGSSGCLLANRLSEDPGNQVLLFEAGKPDKDPLIKIPGAYGKLFKRPFDWGYYTEPQEHVNERKLYIPRGKTLGGSSSTNAMAYVRGNKADYDHWASLGNEGWAFDEVLPYFKRSEDIQHPGQVDEGYHGSKGELSVNFNEHFQSPYMDPFIQAGANWGLPKFSDYNGKSQKGVGRFQFTIKNGARHSSATAFLKPVMGRNNLTVRTGAHVEKIEFKDQKASGVWIAKKGGNSELISASKEVILSAGAIDSPRILLRSGIGAKDELMSLDIDVIRELPGVGKNLQDHLFYSVSSKASVPGGLNPVISPGRQLKELVKYLFGRKGALSIGPLEAVAFFNLNDPGREDCDFQFHFAPLHIGKGYDYDVYDLSTYPRSDGYTILPSLLHPKSRGHVGLKSKDAFADPLIQPNFLSEEADLQALIEGGKIAYEWLQDPVFDHCREEMVAPMDTSSDEAWAEHVRNSLETIYHPVGTCKMGKDELAVVDQNLNVHGLERLRVVDASVMPTIMTGNTNAPCYMIAEKAADLILQ; this is translated from the coding sequence ATGTATGACTACATCATTGTCGGTGCGGGCTCTTCCGGTTGCCTCTTAGCCAATCGACTATCTGAAGATCCCGGTAATCAGGTTTTGTTATTTGAGGCGGGAAAACCAGATAAAGATCCATTGATCAAGATTCCCGGGGCTTACGGGAAACTCTTCAAGAGACCTTTTGACTGGGGGTATTATACGGAACCGCAAGAGCACGTCAATGAAAGAAAACTCTACATCCCTCGAGGGAAAACCCTAGGAGGTTCCAGTAGCACCAACGCCATGGCGTATGTGCGTGGAAATAAAGCGGATTACGATCATTGGGCATCCTTAGGCAATGAAGGCTGGGCTTTCGATGAAGTGCTTCCTTATTTCAAAAGGTCAGAAGATATTCAGCATCCAGGTCAGGTAGATGAGGGCTATCATGGTTCGAAGGGTGAATTGTCAGTCAATTTCAATGAGCACTTCCAAAGTCCATACATGGATCCTTTTATTCAGGCTGGAGCCAACTGGGGGTTACCGAAATTCTCTGATTATAACGGAAAATCGCAAAAAGGCGTAGGCAGGTTTCAGTTCACGATCAAAAACGGAGCCAGACACAGTAGTGCTACCGCTTTTCTGAAGCCAGTCATGGGCCGAAACAATCTCACGGTAAGAACAGGCGCTCATGTAGAAAAAATCGAGTTCAAGGATCAAAAGGCTTCTGGTGTCTGGATTGCGAAAAAAGGGGGTAATTCAGAGTTGATCAGTGCCAGCAAAGAAGTGATCTTATCAGCTGGTGCCATTGACTCTCCCAGGATATTATTGCGCTCAGGGATAGGAGCAAAAGACGAATTAATGTCTCTTGATATTGATGTCATCCGTGAATTGCCTGGGGTTGGGAAGAACTTGCAGGATCATTTGTTTTACAGTGTGTCATCCAAAGCTTCTGTGCCTGGAGGGTTGAACCCTGTAATATCACCAGGACGACAGCTCAAAGAATTGGTGAAGTATCTTTTTGGTAGAAAGGGTGCCTTGTCCATTGGGCCATTGGAAGCGGTTGCCTTTTTTAACCTGAATGACCCTGGTCGGGAAGATTGTGATTTCCAGTTTCATTTTGCGCCTCTACACATCGGGAAGGGGTACGATTATGATGTTTACGACCTTTCAACCTATCCCCGATCGGATGGGTATACCATTTTGCCTTCCTTACTTCATCCGAAAAGTAGGGGGCATGTTGGGTTAAAATCGAAAGATGCCTTTGCTGACCCCTTGATTCAACCCAATTTCCTATCAGAAGAAGCAGACCTACAAGCCCTAATTGAAGGAGGGAAGATTGCTTATGAATGGCTACAAGATCCGGTTTTTGATCATTGTCGGGAAGAAATGGTGGCACCTATGGATACAAGTTCAGACGAAGCCTGGGCGGAACATGTGCGTAATTCACTAGAAACCATTTACCATCCGGTAGGGACTTGCAAGATGGGTAAAGATGAATTGGCTGTAGTGGATCAAAATCTAAATGTTCACGGCTTGGAAAGATTGAGGGTGGTCGATGCGTCGGTTATGCCTACGATCATGACAGGGAATACCAATGCGCCTTGCTACATGATAGCCGAAAAGGCTGCAGATTTAATCCTTCAATGA
- a CDS encoding nuclear transport factor 2 family protein, whose translation MTLKEKTEDIYNMIGQGQLMEAFDKYYSENVVMTEPMGTREGKVACREYEEQFLNSIQEFHNMEVKAIASDEENGVVFHETSMDVTFKDGNRVHMEQTGVQRWENGQIVHERFYYAGS comes from the coding sequence ATGACACTCAAAGAAAAAACCGAAGACATCTACAACATGATTGGACAAGGCCAGCTAATGGAGGCTTTTGATAAATACTATTCTGAGAATGTAGTGATGACTGAACCTATGGGAACACGTGAAGGGAAAGTTGCTTGTCGTGAATATGAGGAGCAATTTCTAAACAGTATCCAGGAATTCCACAATATGGAAGTGAAAGCGATTGCTTCAGATGAAGAAAATGGAGTCGTTTTCCACGAAACATCAATGGATGTTACCTTCAAAGATGGCAACCGTGTACACATGGAGCAAACCGGTGTGCAACGTTGGGAAAACGGGCAGATTGTGCACGAAAGATTTTACTACGCTGGTAGTTGA